One Calorimonas adulescens DNA window includes the following coding sequences:
- a CDS encoding Mrp/NBP35 family ATP-binding protein, whose protein sequence is MSECQNCTVEKTSKKTGFVDCNQYSSIKNVIGVMSGKGGVGKSTVSVMIANRLSEMGNKVGILDADMTGPSIPRLLKVNNRKAEGSELGILPAVSDNGIKVMSLNLLLEDEEQPVIWRGPLIAGAVKQFWTDVFWGDLDYLIIDMPPGTGDVALTVMQSIPLDGIVVVSVPQDLVSMIVAKAVNMAKSLNIEVIGLVENMSYLICPHCNEKINIFDYDERESFLNSMEIPLLGELPMSKGIADITKGTAQFDEEIKKDIDEITNKLVNFINNKGGNEK, encoded by the coding sequence TTGTCAGAGTGTCAAAATTGTACGGTTGAGAAAACTTCAAAGAAAACAGGATTTGTAGATTGTAATCAGTACAGCTCAATAAAAAATGTTATAGGTGTGATGAGTGGTAAGGGCGGGGTTGGTAAATCTACAGTATCTGTTATGATAGCAAATAGGCTGAGCGAAATGGGCAATAAGGTTGGCATTTTGGATGCTGATATGACTGGCCCCAGTATTCCGAGGCTGTTAAAGGTTAACAATAGAAAAGCAGAGGGGAGTGAGTTGGGAATATTACCAGCAGTTTCAGATAATGGTATAAAGGTCATGTCGCTAAATCTGCTTTTGGAGGATGAAGAACAACCTGTAATATGGAGGGGCCCTTTGATTGCTGGTGCAGTAAAGCAGTTCTGGACCGACGTATTCTGGGGCGATCTTGATTATCTGATAATCGACATGCCACCGGGTACAGGGGATGTAGCACTCACTGTAATGCAATCTATCCCATTGGACGGAATAGTTGTGGTGTCAGTTCCACAGGACCTTGTCTCTATGATAGTGGCAAAAGCAGTTAATATGGCTAAATCTTTAAACATTGAAGTTATTGGACTTGTAGAAAACATGAGTTATTTAATCTGTCCCCATTGCAACGAAAAGATAAATATATTTGACTATGATGAGAGAGAAAGTTTTCTTAATTCTATGGAGATACCTCTGCTTGGGGAGTTACCCATGAGTAAAGGTATAGCGGATATTACTAAAGGGACTGCTCAGTTTGACGAAGAAATAAAAAAGGATATAGATGAAATAACCAATAAGTTGGTAAACTTTATTAATAATAAGGGAGGTAATGAGAAATGA
- a CDS encoding NifB/NifX family molybdenum-iron cluster-binding protein, whose product MRVAISSTGTDIDSIVDERFGRARYFIIVDTETGEHETIDNEAYQLSGGAGAKTAQMIIEKGSEAVISSNIGPNAMDVMEKAGIKAYRAYNMSVKEAVDLFNKGLLQEILQPTSKGHHGGI is encoded by the coding sequence ATGAGAGTTGCTATTTCATCTACAGGGACTGACATTGATTCAATAGTAGATGAAAGGTTTGGAAGGGCGAGGTATTTTATCATTGTAGACACTGAAACCGGTGAGCATGAAACTATAGATAACGAAGCATACCAATTGTCAGGCGGGGCAGGGGCCAAGACGGCTCAAATGATTATAGAAAAAGGGTCAGAAGCTGTCATATCAAGTAATATTGGACCGAATGCCATGGACGTAATGGAGAAAGCAGGGATAAAGGCATACCGTGCTTATAATATGTCAGTTAAAGAAGCAGTAGATTTATTTAATAAAGGGCTGCTTCAAGAGATATTGCAGCCAACATCAAAGGGGCACCATGGGGGAATTTGA
- a CDS encoding NifB/NifX family molybdenum-iron cluster-binding protein translates to MKVAIASEGNYVSRHFGHCEGYKIYEIAENNIISREFIENPGHRPGYLPLFLKERGIDVIISGGMGESAKTLFNEQNIEVVTGAEGECDDVISDYLAGRLMSTGKTCEEHQYRGQCNDD, encoded by the coding sequence ATGAAGGTTGCAATAGCAAGTGAAGGAAATTATGTAAGCAGGCATTTTGGACATTGTGAAGGCTATAAAATATATGAAATTGCAGAAAATAATATAATTAGTAGGGAATTTATTGAAAATCCAGGACACAGGCCGGGATATCTGCCATTATTTTTAAAAGAGAGGGGTATTGATGTAATAATTAGTGGTGGGATGGGTGAGAGTGCTAAAACACTGTTTAATGAACAAAATATTGAGGTTGTAACGGGGGCTGAGGGTGAATGCGATGATGTTATATCCGACTATTTAGCAGGACGTCTGATGTCAACAGGTAAAACATGTGAAGAACATCAATACAGGGGACAATGCAATGATGATTGA
- a CDS encoding Fur family transcriptional regulator, producing the protein MDERIPLIKDLLRKSGYRLTKQKEVILKAILNENRHLTVEEIYEKIKRHGIGLATVYRAINMFQDTGIVKRIDINNKRYYELKIYSKKPLHIHFKCMKCGKVIDVDNMEIIIEYLKINNKAEKFYGFEIDDADIILNGICKECKDCNTS; encoded by the coding sequence ATGGATGAGAGAATTCCTTTAATTAAGGATTTACTGAGAAAATCAGGATACAGGCTTACAAAGCAAAAAGAGGTTATCTTAAAAGCTATATTAAATGAAAATAGACATTTAACCGTAGAAGAAATATATGAAAAAATTAAGAGACATGGCATAGGCCTGGCCACTGTATACAGGGCAATTAATATGTTTCAGGATACTGGTATTGTTAAAAGGATAGATATAAATAACAAAAGATATTACGAACTAAAAATTTATAGCAAGAAACCACTGCATATACATTTTAAATGTATGAAATGCGGGAAGGTAATTGACGTGGATAATATGGAAATTATCATAGAATATTTAAAGATTAATAATAAAGCAGAAAAATTTTATGGATTTGAAATAGATGATGCAGATATAATATTAAACGGCATATGCAAAGAATGTAAAGATTGTAATACCAGCTAA
- a CDS encoding ATP-binding protein, producing the protein MKQLAIVSGKGGTGKTTIATAISSILNNKVMADCDVEAANLNILLKGKKIKASNFKGKEIAAIDYSECNYCGICEDVCRFDAIKNIKVNPYKCEGCGLCTLKCPLDAIKMKWVETGEIVVSEIENGQLCEAQLRPGADGSGKLVTEVRKMAISIGEKPEWVIIDGPPGIGCPVIASITGVDAVLVVVEPTLSGFEDMQRVIDVIRDIGCKTFVCINKWNINFRVSQNIMSFCESRGIPVAGKIYYDEQVINALKETKGISEFNDSETYKEIARMWEYIEKHI; encoded by the coding sequence ATGAAGCAGCTGGCAATAGTGAGTGGTAAAGGTGGAACGGGTAAAACGACCATAGCAACGGCAATCTCTTCTATCCTGAATAATAAGGTCATGGCAGATTGTGATGTGGAGGCTGCAAACCTCAATATTCTATTAAAAGGGAAAAAGATAAAGGCTTCAAACTTTAAAGGGAAAGAGATTGCAGCAATTGATTATAGTGAATGCAACTATTGTGGCATATGTGAGGATGTATGCAGGTTTGATGCCATAAAAAACATCAAGGTTAATCCATATAAGTGTGAGGGATGTGGCCTATGCACATTAAAATGTCCTTTAGACGCTATAAAAATGAAGTGGGTGGAGACGGGAGAAATTGTTGTATCGGAGATTGAAAATGGACAATTATGCGAAGCCCAGTTGAGACCTGGTGCAGATGGTTCAGGAAAGCTTGTAACAGAGGTCCGTAAGATGGCAATATCAATAGGTGAGAAACCTGAGTGGGTAATAATAGACGGCCCTCCAGGCATAGGGTGTCCGGTGATAGCCTCAATTACAGGTGTTGATGCTGTCCTTGTGGTAGTTGAACCAACATTATCAGGGTTTGAGGACATGCAGAGGGTTATAGATGTCATAAGGGATATTGGTTGTAAAACTTTTGTCTGTATAAATAAGTGGAATATAAATTTCAGGGTATCACAAAACATCATGTCATTTTGTGAAAGTAGAGGTATTCCAGTTGCAGGTAAAATATATTATGATGAACAGGTGATAAATGCCTTAAAAGAAACAAAAGGTATATCAGAATTCAATGATAGCGAGACATATAAGGAAATAGCAAGAATGTGGGAATATATAGAAAAACATATATGA
- a CDS encoding DUF134 domain-containing protein, translated as MPRPVKQRRISALPSVSQYIPYNVPEGVYDENILAVEELEAIRLKDLIGLDQEECAKLMNVSRATFQNILSSARKKVADSLVNGKAIRVKGGNYVRNVCRVMCKECGAMWNETFEDLERIKKEGLICPNCGGHDLECVFQDKFCGDVCCKRKRHRRGQE; from the coding sequence GTGCCAAGACCTGTAAAACAAAGAAGAATATCAGCTTTGCCTTCAGTAAGTCAATATATACCATACAATGTCCCAGAAGGGGTTTATGATGAAAATATCCTTGCAGTTGAGGAACTGGAAGCTATCAGGCTAAAAGACCTTATAGGGTTAGACCAGGAAGAATGTGCAAAGCTTATGAATGTATCCAGGGCTACATTCCAGAACATATTAAGCTCTGCAAGAAAAAAGGTGGCAGATAGCCTGGTCAATGGTAAAGCCATCAGAGTAAAAGGTGGAAACTATGTAAGGAATGTATGCAGGGTAATGTGCAAAGAATGTGGTGCTATGTGGAATGAAACCTTTGAGGATTTAGAAAGGATAAAAAAAGAGGGACTCATATGCCCAAATTGTGGAGGGCATGATTTAGAATGCGTTTTTCAAGACAAATTTTGTGGCGATGTCTGCTGTAAAAGAAAGAGGCATAGGAGGGGACAAGAATAA
- a CDS encoding P-loop NTPase, which translates to MAKISILSGKGGTGKTFVATNLVRVLPNVTYIDCDIEEPNGRIFLNPIITDINDVYTKVPLIDDNRCERCGICSKACRFGALINLGREILILDHLCHSCEACYEMCPMNAITMANRKIGEISIGVSRGIDFIEGRLNPGKPSGVPVIKQINILIKSIDIAIVDSPPGTSCSVVNTIEDSDLCILVTEPTPFGLHDLKLAVELVKEMDIPMAVIINKSGSDNQIIYNYCMKNDIKVLMEIPYDKKIAELYSRGTLIAEVDLTYEKMFVDLAEKILELIENEAAGNSEW; encoded by the coding sequence ATGGCTAAAATTTCTATTTTGAGTGGTAAGGGCGGTACAGGTAAGACCTTTGTTGCGACAAATCTGGTTAGGGTATTGCCAAATGTCACCTATATAGATTGTGATATTGAAGAGCCTAACGGGAGGATTTTTTTAAACCCAATTATTACAGATATAAATGATGTATACACAAAAGTTCCTCTGATAGATGATAACAGGTGTGAGAGGTGCGGTATTTGCAGTAAAGCGTGTAGATTTGGCGCACTGATTAATCTTGGAAGGGAAATACTTATACTGGATCACTTATGCCATTCTTGTGAAGCATGTTATGAAATGTGCCCGATGAATGCAATAACTATGGCAAATAGAAAAATTGGCGAGATAAGTATCGGGGTATCCAGAGGTATAGATTTTATTGAAGGGAGATTGAATCCAGGTAAACCATCTGGAGTACCTGTTATAAAACAGATAAATATACTAATAAAAAGCATTGACATTGCCATTGTAGACAGTCCGCCCGGTACATCCTGCAGTGTAGTAAATACTATAGAAGATAGTGATCTATGTATACTTGTTACTGAGCCAACGCCATTTGGACTGCACGACCTCAAACTGGCAGTAGAGCTTGTAAAGGAAATGGATATACCAATGGCAGTGATAATAAATAAGTCAGGCAGTGATAATCAAATTATATATAATTACTGCATGAAAAATGACATTAAGGTATTAATGGAGATCCCCTATGACAAAAAAATAGCCGAGCTATATTCAAGAGGGACTTTAATAGCTGAGGTGGATTTGACATATGAAAAAATGTTTGTGGATCTGGCGGAAAAAATATTGGAGTTGATTGAAAATGAAGCAGCTGGCAATAGTGAGTGGTAA
- a CDS encoding DUF5320 domain-containing protein, translated as MPRGDGTGPMGLGPMTGRRMGFCAGYNRPGYMGFGRYPMRFWRNPYHPYYAPWWYDEEIEKNYLQAEAKYLEKELEEIKKRLDQLNKGE; from the coding sequence ATGCCGAGAGGAGATGGAACAGGTCCTATGGGTCTTGGCCCAATGACAGGCAGGCGTATGGGTTTTTGCGCAGGGTATAACAGGCCTGGCTATATGGGATTTGGAAGATATCCCATGCGGTTCTGGAGAAATCCATATCATCCCTATTATGCACCCTGGTGGTATGATGAGGAGATAGAGAAAAATTATCTGCAGGCGGAAGCAAAATATTTAGAGAAAGAGCTTGAAGAGATTAAGAAAAGATTGGACCAGTTAAATAAAGGCGAATAA
- a CDS encoding CoA-binding protein produces MDELINEALSKKVWAVVGATQRKEKFGYKIYKALKDHGYEVYPVNSRYDEIDGEKCYPDLSSLPKIPEVVDLVISPGKSEESIRKAAKLGCEYVWFQPGAESDEMINLSKDLGFKVISGVCAMFEAGRV; encoded by the coding sequence ATGGATGAATTAATAAATGAAGCATTGAGCAAAAAGGTATGGGCGGTTGTTGGAGCAACGCAGAGAAAGGAGAAGTTTGGTTATAAGATCTATAAAGCATTAAAAGACCATGGATATGAAGTGTACCCTGTAAACTCACGCTATGATGAAATAGATGGCGAAAAATGCTATCCTGACCTTTCTTCATTGCCAAAGATACCTGAGGTAGTAGATCTTGTGATATCTCCAGGCAAATCTGAGGAATCTATAAGAAAAGCAGCTAAACTCGGTTGTGAATATGTTTGGTTCCAACCTGGGGCTGAAAGTGATGAGATGATAAATCTATCTAAGGATTTAGGCTTTAAGGTTATAAGTGGTGTCTGTGCAATGTTTGAAGCCGGACGAGTATAA